GTGTTCTTCCTGATTGTCGTGGTCATTTCTCTGATCCAGCTCCACTTTACCCGTTCCAAGGAGGTGCAGCAGTAATGCCTAAACAGAAAAAAATGTGGGATAACATCCTCACCGTCATCATGACGCTGCTGAGTCTGCTGTGGATCTACCCCATCGTGCTGATCCTGCTGAACAGCTTGAAGATCGAGGGCAGCTTTACCACCTCCACCGTGTTCAAGCTGCCCACCGCCGAGACCTTTGCGGGCCTGAGCAACTACGTTTACGGTGTCACCAAGATGGGCTTCCTTTCCAGCCTTGGCTACAGCCTTGTCATCACCGTTACCAGTGTGGCGCTGATCCTGCTGTGCTGCTCCATGACCGGTTGGTACCTCACCCGCGTGAACAATAAGCTGAGCAAGTTCATGAACCTGCTGATCGTGTTCTCCATGGTCGTGCCCTTCCAGATGGTCATGTTCACCCTGTCCAAGACCGCTGACCAGCTCAAGCTGAACACCCCG
Above is a genomic segment from Faecalibacterium taiwanense containing:
- a CDS encoding carbohydrate ABC transporter permease; protein product: MPKQKKMWDNILTVIMTLLSLLWIYPIVLILLNSLKIEGSFTTSTVFKLPTAETFAGLSNYVYGVTKMGFLSSLGYSLVITVTSVALILLCCSMTGWYLTRVNNKLSKFMNLLIVFSMVVPFQMVMFTLSKTADQLKLNTPWDICIIYLGFGAGLAVFMFTGFMKSVPMEIEEAAMIDGCNPIQIFFKVVFPILKPTMISTAILETMWVWNDYLLPTLVLDIKKYRTIPMAIQYFRGGYGRVELAPMMACIIIAIIPIIILYMTCQKYIIEGVVAGAVKG